A window of Panicum virgatum strain AP13 chromosome 8K, P.virgatum_v5, whole genome shotgun sequence contains these coding sequences:
- the LOC120646130 gene encoding dirigent protein 22-like yields the protein MTGSSSFAALSILVAVVALLAATAASAAGEKETHLRVFWHDVVSGGPNVSTVVQVAGGPSSNASATGFGSVVVIDDPLTEGPNLTSRLLGRAQGMYVSAGKDSLSLMMAMNFVFVDGAYNGSSLAILGPNPAERRVREMAVVGGTGAFRFATGYCEARTQWIDTRTGDATVEYNLHVRHD from the coding sequence ATGaccggcagcagcagcttcgcggcTCTCTCCATCCTCGTCGCGGTCgtcgccctgctcgccgccacggcggcgtcggcggcgggggagaaGGAGACGCACCTGCGCGTGTTCTGGCACGACGTGGTGAGCGGCGGCCCGAACGTGTCGACGGTGGTGCAGGTCGCCGGGGGCCCCTCGTCCAACGCCTCCGCCACGGGGTTCGGCTCCGTCGTCGTCATCGACGACCCGCTCACCGAGGGCCCCAACCTGACGTCGAGGCTGCTCGGCCGCGCCCAGGGCATGTACGTCAGCGCCGGCAAGGACAGCCTCTCGCTGATGATGGCCATGAACTTCGTGTTCGTCGACGGCGCCTACAACGGCAGCAGCCTCGCCATCCTCGGCCCCAACCCCGCCGAGCGGAGGGTCCGGGAGATGGCCGTGGTCGGCGGCACCGGCGCGTTCCGGTTCGCCACAGGTTACTGCGAGGCCAGGACGCAGTGGATCGACACCAGGACCGGCGACGCCACCGTCGAGTACAACCTCCACGTCCGCCATGACTGA